One Microbacterium sp. No. 7 genomic window carries:
- a CDS encoding MFS transporter, whose translation MDASHRPRGVLAWALWDWGSAAFQAVVTTFVFSTFLASRAFVDPAIVAAAGDDPNDPALTRALAENASFIGLALMVAGILIAVLAPVMGQRSDGSGRRKLWLGINTALVVFAMAAMVFVEGAPEYLVLGATLLAVGNVFFEFASVNYNAMLVQVSTRETIGRVSGFGWGMGYVGGIVLLLVLLVGFIGLVSSPGPLGITTEGGLHIRLAVLASAVWFAVFAIPVLLRVPEIPARDDVERVGFFRSYVLLARTLAGLWRTSRQVLLFLLASAVFRDGLAGVFTFGAIIAAQVFGFSASEVLYFAVAANVVAGVSTIAAGRLDDAFGPKRVIIVSLVGLVAAGLAVLFIGTAKTGFWILGLILCMFVGPVQSASRSFLARITPSGREGEIFGLYATSGRAVSFMAPGLFALFVAATGDTRLGVLGLVIVLLAGLVLMLPVKAEQAEIS comes from the coding sequence ATGGACGCATCGCACCGACCGCGCGGCGTGCTCGCCTGGGCGCTGTGGGACTGGGGGTCGGCCGCCTTCCAGGCCGTCGTCACGACGTTCGTGTTCAGCACGTTCCTGGCATCCCGCGCGTTCGTCGACCCCGCGATCGTCGCGGCGGCCGGCGACGACCCGAACGACCCGGCGCTGACGCGCGCACTGGCCGAGAACGCGAGCTTCATCGGCCTCGCGCTCATGGTCGCCGGCATCCTCATCGCCGTGCTCGCGCCCGTGATGGGACAGCGCTCCGACGGATCGGGCCGGCGCAAGCTGTGGCTCGGCATCAACACCGCGCTCGTCGTGTTCGCCATGGCGGCGATGGTGTTCGTCGAGGGCGCCCCCGAGTACCTCGTGCTCGGCGCGACGCTGCTCGCCGTCGGCAACGTGTTCTTCGAGTTCGCGAGCGTCAACTACAACGCGATGCTCGTGCAGGTCTCGACGCGCGAGACCATCGGCCGCGTCTCGGGCTTCGGATGGGGCATGGGATACGTCGGCGGCATCGTGCTGCTCCTCGTGCTGCTCGTCGGGTTCATCGGCCTCGTCTCGAGCCCGGGCCCGCTCGGCATCACGACGGAGGGCGGCCTGCACATCCGTCTCGCGGTGCTGGCGTCGGCCGTGTGGTTCGCGGTCTTCGCGATCCCCGTGCTGCTGCGCGTTCCCGAGATCCCGGCCCGCGACGACGTCGAGCGCGTGGGCTTCTTCCGCTCGTACGTGCTGCTCGCGCGCACGCTCGCCGGCCTGTGGCGCACGAGCCGCCAGGTGCTGCTCTTCCTGCTCGCGAGCGCGGTCTTCCGCGACGGCCTCGCGGGCGTGTTCACGTTCGGCGCGATCATCGCGGCGCAGGTCTTCGGGTTCAGCGCCTCGGAGGTGCTCTACTTCGCCGTCGCGGCCAACGTCGTCGCCGGCGTCTCCACGATCGCCGCGGGGCGCCTCGACGACGCGTTCGGGCCCAAGCGGGTCATCATCGTCTCGCTCGTGGGACTCGTCGCGGCGGGGCTGGCGGTGCTGTTCATCGGCACGGCGAAGACGGGGTTCTGGATCCTCGGCCTCATCCTGTGCATGTTCGTCGGCCCCGTGCAGTCGGCGTCGCGCTCGTTCCTGGCGCGCATCACGCCGTCGGGCCGCGAGGGCGAGATCTTCGGGCTCTACGCGACATCCGGCCGGGCGGTGTCGTTCATGGCCCCCGGCCTGTTCGCGCTGTTCGTCGCGGCCACGGGCGACACGCGCCTCGGCGTGCTCGGCCTCGTGATCGTGCTGCTCGCGGGCCTCGTGCTCATGCTGCCGGTGAAGGCGGAGCAGGCCGAGATCTCATAG
- a CDS encoding TetR/AcrR family transcriptional regulator, with protein MVGSASPSGAERSGAGGSGAGGSTRTDRRRAATRARILVAADRLFAERGYEATSVEGIADAADVAVRTIYLHFPSKAAMLLAYFDDWLDAFVAAIVARPVDEPIDRTVEAALGVMAREGWTDRRYDEMPAPYPTVEFLGGGPPEIAGHILHSWVRAQDVIAADARERGGHGVDSLVPRARAAAVFAAWVATLLVAGESAREGRQPPEASGHELGAALLAVIARGATPPPAP; from the coding sequence ATGGTCGGCTCCGCTTCGCCATCGGGCGCAGAGAGGTCGGGCGCGGGCGGATCGGGCGCGGGCGGGTCGACGCGCACCGACAGACGCCGGGCGGCGACGCGCGCCCGCATCCTCGTGGCCGCCGACCGGCTGTTCGCGGAGCGGGGCTACGAGGCGACGTCGGTCGAGGGCATCGCGGATGCCGCCGACGTCGCCGTGCGCACGATCTACCTGCACTTCCCGTCGAAGGCGGCCATGCTGCTCGCCTATTTCGACGACTGGCTCGACGCGTTCGTCGCGGCGATCGTCGCCCGGCCGGTCGACGAGCCGATCGATCGCACCGTCGAGGCGGCGCTGGGCGTCATGGCGCGGGAGGGCTGGACCGACCGGCGCTACGACGAGATGCCCGCGCCGTATCCGACGGTGGAGTTCCTGGGCGGCGGGCCGCCCGAGATCGCGGGGCACATCCTGCACAGCTGGGTGCGGGCGCAGGACGTCATCGCCGCCGACGCGCGCGAGCGCGGCGGCCACGGCGTCGACTCGCTCGTGCCGCGCGCCCGCGCCGCCGCCGTGTTCGCCGCCTGGGTCGCGACGCTGCTCGTCGCGGGCGAGAGCGCCCGCGAGGGGCGGCAGCCGCCCGAGGCCTCCGGCCACGAGCTCGGCGCCGCGCTGCTCGCCGTCATCGCCCGCGGCGCCACGCCCCCGCCCGCCCCCTGA